Genomic window (Chryseobacterium bernardetii):
TCTGTCCAGATTCAGGGAAAATCAGATGATAACAATGTAACTATTTCAAGAAAGAAGTTGGACTTCATTCAGTCCAACACTTTAGGTGAAACATTGAGAAGGATTCCAGGTATTCAAAACTCTGGATATGGGCCCAATGCGGGAGCTCCTGTTATCAGAAGTCTCAGTGGAAACCGTGTAAAAATACTGGAAACCGGAGTAGCAGTAAATGACCTTTCCGGAATAAGCCCGGATTTTAATACGGATATAGAAATGAACAGTGTTCAAAACATTACTGTTTATAAAAACTCAGCGTCAGTTCTTTATGGAGGGAAGGCCATTGGAGGAGCTATTGATATTGAAACAGATTATATTTCCCGTCAGTTGCCCAATAAAAAGATGAATGTTCGCGGACTGCTTGAAGGCGGAAGCAATAGTGGACAAAAACAGGCATTTTCAGCAAAAGGAGTTATCACAAAAAACTGGGCATGGTCCGTAGGCGGGGCTAATCAAAAACAGGAAATTGTCAGAATTCCAGGAAAATCCAAGGACAGCAGATGCTATGACCCATCATTAGTAGGTTTTAATAGTATTTTACAATCTCTTTGCCAGGTAAACGTAGATTCAAGACATGTACTCAATAAAAGTCTTTTTCCTTACATCAGTCAGTTTGCTTTAGACCATATGATAGAATATGAACTTTCTGAAGGAGATCTTTACACATTCAGCCCTACCTATTACAATCCTTCTGATGGTAAACACTATCCCAACCCTAAGAATCAATTGTATATCGCTGGTCAGGATCCTGTGAAAGACCGCTATAAAGATGAAGTCAATAATATCAGAGATTATGTTCAAACAAAAGATGGAGAAATTCCTAACAGCCATTCGGAAAGTAATTCTTTTTATGTTGGAACAAGTTATATAGGAAAAACGTTCTATGCTGGTGTGGCCTATCAAAACTCTTATTCATATTTTGGCGTTCCCGGCTATACTCTCTCCAAAATGCCGCAGCATTCCCACGGAAAGCCTCAGCCTCAAATAGAGTATCTTCCTATCAATATCAGAAGTTTATCTCATAAAGCGATGTTTGAATCCGTTTATAAATTTACCAACTTTCCCATTTCCAGTATAAAATTGAATTACATGGGAGTATTTTCAAAAAACTCTGAACTCATTGATCGTCATAGAGCCAACCAATTCGAAGTGAATCAGCATAACGGACGTTTAGAAATGGTACAGCAGAAGCTGAAATTCTTAAATGGAACCACAGGTCTTGATGTTCAGTATAGAGACATGACCGGAAATGGGAAGCAGAGATATTTGCCTGATAATATAAGTCGTGAAATCGGCATATTTACAATGCAGCATCTTGACTTCAACAGCTTTCAACTGGATCTGGGTTATAGAAATGACCATGTTCAACGCAGAGCAGATGCAGATAAAAAATTTGTTAGAAGCCGTGGGCTTTCAGGAGGAAAACTCAGCGATAGAGATTTTACACTTCACCAGCTGCATACTTCAGCTCAATGGAACATCTTTAAAAAAGCTTATCTAAAAGCCCAGTATAATTATTCCGAAAGAGCTCCTGAAGTGAATGAACTTTACGCAGGAAATAATCATTTTGTTATTCTGACAGAAGAAAACGGAGATGACAAACTGGATAAAGAAACAGCAAAAACAATAGAACTGGGGGCAGGAATTAATCTGAAGAATATTCGTGTATCTGCCAATTGGTATCATACTTTCTATAAAAATTATATTTATCTGGCCCACACCGGAATTTCCCGCGAAGTTTTCCTTGTCAAAGAATGGCGTGCCGATGATACTGAAATCAATGGAATTGAAGCTGAAGCTACTTACAAAATTGATTTTAATAAAATGGGAAAGTGGGAAATAGGAGCGTATTATGATCTGGTACGAAATATCAGTGTTGCCGATAGTTCAATAAGAAAATGGAGCGATGGTGATTATATGCCCAATATGCCTACCAGCCGCTTTGGTTTCAATCTGGAAGGAAATGTACAGAATTTCAGTATCAATATTGCTTTGGATCATTATTTAAAACAAAAATACTTAGGAAAGAATATTAATCCTGAACTTCCAATGTTTGCATTTTCATTGCTTAATGTGCGCATTTCTTATAAAGACGATAGCTTAGGAATAGGAAATCTGGAATATTATATCACGGGAAATAATCTGTTGAATTCTGAAGCAAGACTTCAAAACTCACAGCTAAAGTTTCTAAGTCCGTTACCAGGTATTAATATCTCAGCCGGAATAAAAATAACAATATAATCTGTATTTTGGGGCAGAACACATGAAACATGATTATTTTTAAACTGTGAATGCCCCAATTTTAACAGCTCCCTTTTTATAAAGTTAACCCATGGTTATTCTTTACTTCAGCCATTACAAATGTACTGTGGGTACTTCCAATAGAATCTACAGAGCCTAGTTTATTAAAAACAAAATCCTGATAGTGTTTCATATCCCGGACCTGAACTTTCAGGAGAAAATCAAAATCGCCGGAAATATTATAGCATTCTGCCACTTCCGGAATTTCCATAATTTCTTTTACAAAATCATATCCCACAGACCGGTCATGGATCTTTAATTTGATCTGGCAAAACACCGTAAATCCCCGGTTTAGCTTTTCAGCATCCAGTACAGCTGCATATCTTTTCACAAAACCTTCCTGCTCTAGCCGCTTTACTCTTTCAAAAACGGGAGAAGGCGACAGGTTAATCTCCTTAGCAAGTTCTTTAACGGTTAATTTGGCATTGTTCTGAAGCAGTTTCAGTAGTTTTATATCCTTATCATCAAGTTGTTCCACAGAATATTATTCTTTTACAATTTATAATCTTTCAAATTTACAGAATTATATTCTTTAAAAAGATACTTTAAAAGCTAAATTAACTAAATAAAATATATTTAATTAATAATATATTCTGTTTTAATAATTTTACACAAAATTAAAATCTGTTACTCTTTGTATTGATAACAGATATGTTCTTTACCATCTTCATCAAACAGGAAAGGTTTTACTGAAGGTAGATTAA
Coding sequences:
- a CDS encoding Lrp/AsnC family transcriptional regulator gives rise to the protein MEQLDDKDIKLLKLLQNNAKLTVKELAKEINLSPSPVFERVKRLEQEGFVKRYAAVLDAEKLNRGFTVFCQIKLKIHDRSVGYDFVKEIMEIPEVAECYNISGDFDFLLKVQVRDMKHYQDFVFNKLGSVDSIGSTHSTFVMAEVKNNHGLTL
- a CDS encoding TonB-dependent receptor; translation: MKKSLYFLIGSSLIYSSSLLKAQKLNPGKNVIKDIESVQIQGKSDDNNVTISRKKLDFIQSNTLGETLRRIPGIQNSGYGPNAGAPVIRSLSGNRVKILETGVAVNDLSGISPDFNTDIEMNSVQNITVYKNSASVLYGGKAIGGAIDIETDYISRQLPNKKMNVRGLLEGGSNSGQKQAFSAKGVITKNWAWSVGGANQKQEIVRIPGKSKDSRCYDPSLVGFNSILQSLCQVNVDSRHVLNKSLFPYISQFALDHMIEYELSEGDLYTFSPTYYNPSDGKHYPNPKNQLYIAGQDPVKDRYKDEVNNIRDYVQTKDGEIPNSHSESNSFYVGTSYIGKTFYAGVAYQNSYSYFGVPGYTLSKMPQHSHGKPQPQIEYLPINIRSLSHKAMFESVYKFTNFPISSIKLNYMGVFSKNSELIDRHRANQFEVNQHNGRLEMVQQKLKFLNGTTGLDVQYRDMTGNGKQRYLPDNISREIGIFTMQHLDFNSFQLDLGYRNDHVQRRADADKKFVRSRGLSGGKLSDRDFTLHQLHTSAQWNIFKKAYLKAQYNYSERAPEVNELYAGNNHFVILTEENGDDKLDKETAKTIELGAGINLKNIRVSANWYHTFYKNYIYLAHTGISREVFLVKEWRADDTEINGIEAEATYKIDFNKMGKWEIGAYYDLVRNISVADSSIRKWSDGDYMPNMPTSRFGFNLEGNVQNFSINIALDHYLKQKYLGKNINPELPMFAFSLLNVRISYKDDSLGIGNLEYYITGNNLLNSEARLQNSQLKFLSPLPGINISAGIKITI